In the genome of Aequorivita sp. H23M31, the window AATAAATGGGAGAATTGTTTTGAAAGATTGATTGACTTTGGCTTTTGAACCGTGCAATAGCTCAAAGTCCTAGGATCAATTCCTGGCTCCCTTTTAATATAAACCATTACATGAAAATGGTTTCTCAATAAACACCCTGCAAAAGTATCGGCTACGGGATTTATGTATTTGTCGTATAGTCTAAGAAAATGATAGTAATTCTCCCTTTCATAGAAGATATTATCGTGATTGTTCCTCCTATTGTAGATATAACAATAATTCCCTGATATAAGTGGGATAGACTCCATAGCGCATATTTAAATAGGGAGTCTATAAATATACGGAAATTTCCGAATCCTACGGTTAACCTGAGATTAACCCTTCCAGAGTTTCGAACCCTGAAAGGGTTAAACTAGGAAAGGGATTCCAACGCTTCTTGAAGCACTTCCCACTCCTCCATCAGTTTTTTAAGCTTCTTTTTCTTTTCTTGATATTTGTCAAAAAAATGTGGCTTGGCGATGGTTTCTTCATAATTGATAAGCAATTCAGTATCTATCTTGGCAATATCCTTTTCCAAAGAAGAAATGGAAGCTTCAACATTGCTAAGTTTGTTTTTGGTAGATTTCAGTCTTTTCTGAATTTCATATTCTTCTCCCGCGCTTCTTTTTGCTTTAGATTCAGAAGGGAGGATGGTTCTTTTTTCAGCTTCGCGAAGGTTTTGGAGATTACGCTGCTCTAAGAAAAAATCGATATCTCCCAGATATTCCTTAATGTGGTGGTCTTTGAATTCGTAAATTTTATTGGTGAGTCCCTGAAGGAAATCCCTATCGTGGGACACAAGAACCAAGGTGCCCTCAAAACTTTTTAAGGCATCCTTTAAAACGTTTTTGGATTTAATATCAAGGTGGTTTGTAGGCTCATCCATTACCAGCACATTAAATGGCTGAAGTAAAAGTTTGGCCAGCGCCAGTCGGTTTCTTTCTCCTCCACTAAGCACTCTTACATATTTTTCAACCTCATCGCCGCGGAAAAGGAAAGATCCCAAAATATCCCGAACCCTACTTCGATTTTTCTCATTTGCCGCATCGATCATTGTATCCAAAACCGTTTTCTTTCCATCCAGATAATCTGCTTGGTTTTGGGCAAAATATCCTATCTGCACGTTATGGCCGAGAGTTAGTTTTCCCTGATGTTCTATTTCACCTACAATTATCTTGGCCAAGGTCGATTTTCCCTGCCCGTTTTGACCCACGAAAGCAATTTTTGCCTCTCTATCCACAGACAAATCCACGTTCTGTAAAACCTGATTATCACCGTAGTTTTTCGATATACCTTCTGCTTCAATTACAACCTTTCCGGGATTGATGGAAATTGGGAACCGCAAGGTCATTACACTATTGTCATCCTCATCGACCTCAATACGATCGATTTTATCCAATTTTTTAATCAGTGACTGCGCCATCGTAGCTTTACTAGCTTTTGCGCGAAATTTATCTATCAGTTTTTCAGTTTGTTCAATTTGTTTTTGCTGATTTTTTTGCGATGCCAATTGCTGCTCCCTCAATTCGTTACGAAGGATGAGGTACTGCGTATAAGGCTTATTAAAATCGTAAATTTTTCCCAGGGATATTTCAATGGTCCTATTAGTAACATTGTCCAGAAACATTTTATCGTGCGAAACAATTACAACCGCGCCTGTATATCCCTTTAAAAATTCCTCCAACCAAAGAATAGATTCTATATCCAGGTGGTTGGTAGGCTCATCCAAAAGAAGGATATCATTATTTTGAAGTAAGAGTTTCGCCAATTCAATACGCATACGCCACCCACCGGAAAAAGTTTCGGTAAGCTTATTAAAATCCTCGCGCTGAAAACCCAATCCCTGTAAAATACGTTCCGTTTCGCCCTGATAATTATAACCTCCGTGAATCTCATATTGGTGCTGAACGTCATTTAAATCCACCATTAATTGATGGTAGGAATCACTTTCATAATCGGTTCGTTCAGCAAGCTGGGTATTAATGTACTCAAGCTTCTTTTCCAATTTTTTAATTTCGGTGAAGGCTTCATAAGATTCCTCAAGAACCGTCCGTCCTTTGTCAAAATCAATATCCTGCTTTAAGAATCCGATGGAAACCTCTTTGTCCGTAGCAATTTGGCCAGAATCGTATTCCTGTTCGCCAGCAATAACTTTCAATAATGTGGATTTGCCAGCACCATTTTTACCAACCAAACCAACTCTATCGCCTGGTTTAAGCTGAAAAGTGATTTTCTCGAACAAATATTCCCCTTGAAAGGAAACAGAAAGATTATGGATATTGACCATTAGTTATTTAAGGATTCGATTTATAAAATATGGGTAATTTGCTTTTCCCAATTTTGAAGAATGAAATATTAGCGTTTGCCAAGGAGCAAGTTTGCAAAGATGCTTATTTTTGCGTTTCTAAAAAAATGACGATGGAATTTTTCAAAGGCACTAAACTATATAGCATTCTCACGGGAACCTGTCCGGCTTGCCATGAGGGCGAAATGTATGTTGAAAAGAACCCTTTTATATTTTCAAAAACCTTGAAGATGAATGATAGATGCAGCAACTGCAACATTAAATTTAAAATGGAACCTTCTTTCTTTTATGGGGCAATGTATGTAAGTTATGCGGTAGGAGTAGCTGTTGCAGTTGCCACCTTCGTAATTGTCTATCTTTTTCTGGGGTTGGATAGGCATATTACTTTTTTTGCAATTATAGCCATGCTGGCCATATTATTCCCAATTATTCTGCGTGTATCCCGAAACATTTGGATTAATTTCTTTATACACTACGACAAGAAAGCTATAGAAAAAAATAGGCAATAGCTTCATTGCTCCACAATTTTGTCTTATTCAAGCCCTAAGACGGTTGATATCCATATCCTTTGGAATGGGTATTCCTGATGAAATATTATTAAATAGAATTTGAGAAAGAAGTGGAGCCATGGTAAATCCTCTTGATCCTAAACCATTGAGGAAGCCTATTCTTGGATTATCTGGTAAACTCCCAATTAAAGGCTTTCTATCTCTTGTGGTAGGTCTAATCCCCACTGTTTGATCCACAACTTCAAAGGAGCAATTTATCATCGATTTTAATTTCGTAAGGATTTCTTGCCTTGCCTTAGCTGTGGGTTTTTCGCTGAAATCGTCCCGGCCAAAGGTACCACCCACTTTATATAATGAATTACCTATTGGAATAATATACATTGGACCTTTTAGGAGCACTTCTAATTTTAAGTCCGGAGCATTTACTATTAAGTATTCTCCTTTATTGGGGATAATGCCATTCTCAGGAAAAAAGGGATTATGCATCGCACCTACACCATCACAAAAAACAATCTTTTTACTTGATAGTGTTTGATAAACAACTCTGGATTCACTAACAGATAATTCTTTATAATCAAAGTCATTTTGATAAACTTGGTTTCGCGCAGTTAAGAATTTCTGATACTCGTTAAGCAACAATTTCGTGTCTATTCGTAAAGTTCCCATAACTTCTCCAAAGCCGAAGGGAGCAGCGATGTTTGGGTTATCATT includes:
- a CDS encoding NAD(P)/FAD-dependent oxidoreductase, with protein sequence MKEVEYIVVGLGIAGICFCEQLRKNGKSFIAIDNGRDGSTARSGGVLNPTVLKRFNAAWNSSEFYPAAISFYQNLSKALDLDLFRETPILRVFKSVEEQNDWSVASDKRELQSFLSSSFVQNDNPNIAAPFGFGEVMGTLRIDTKLLLNEYQKFLTARNQVYQNDFDYKELSVSESRVVYQTLSSKKIVFCDGVGAMHNPFFPENGIIPNKGEYLIVNAPDLKLEVLLKGPMYIIPIGNSLYKVGGTFGRDDFSEKPTAKARQEILTKLKSMINCSFEVVDQTVGIRPTTRDRKPLIGSLPDNPRIGFLNGLGSRGFTMAPLLSQILFNNISSGIPIPKDMDINRLRA
- a CDS encoding ABC-F family ATP-binding cassette domain-containing protein; this encodes MVNIHNLSVSFQGEYLFEKITFQLKPGDRVGLVGKNGAGKSTLLKVIAGEQEYDSGQIATDKEVSIGFLKQDIDFDKGRTVLEESYEAFTEIKKLEKKLEYINTQLAERTDYESDSYHQLMVDLNDVQHQYEIHGGYNYQGETERILQGLGFQREDFNKLTETFSGGWRMRIELAKLLLQNNDILLLDEPTNHLDIESILWLEEFLKGYTGAVVIVSHDKMFLDNVTNRTIEISLGKIYDFNKPYTQYLILRNELREQQLASQKNQQKQIEQTEKLIDKFRAKASKATMAQSLIKKLDKIDRIEVDEDDNSVMTLRFPISINPGKVVIEAEGISKNYGDNQVLQNVDLSVDREAKIAFVGQNGQGKSTLAKIIVGEIEHQGKLTLGHNVQIGYFAQNQADYLDGKKTVLDTMIDAANEKNRSRVRDILGSFLFRGDEVEKYVRVLSGGERNRLALAKLLLQPFNVLVMDEPTNHLDIKSKNVLKDALKSFEGTLVLVSHDRDFLQGLTNKIYEFKDHHIKEYLGDIDFFLEQRNLQNLREAEKRTILPSESKAKRSAGEEYEIQKRLKSTKNKLSNVEASISSLEKDIAKIDTELLINYEETIAKPHFFDKYQEKKKKLKKLMEEWEVLQEALESLS
- a CDS encoding DUF983 domain-containing protein, whose product is MEFFKGTKLYSILTGTCPACHEGEMYVEKNPFIFSKTLKMNDRCSNCNIKFKMEPSFFYGAMYVSYAVGVAVAVATFVIVYLFLGLDRHITFFAIIAMLAILFPIILRVSRNIWINFFIHYDKKAIEKNRQ